A stretch of Exiguobacterium sp. BMC-KP DNA encodes these proteins:
- a CDS encoding winged helix-turn-helix transcriptional regulator, which produces MYLNEFDATMRQIQGKWKVMILYELHEEGTVRFNTLERYIQDVSPKTLTQQLKQLEQDGLITRTVYPEVPPRVEYALSAKGSSLIPLLDAICDWGLATTSRNQLMRTLCDDEAPAP; this is translated from the coding sequence GTGTATTTAAATGAGTTCGACGCGACGATGCGACAGATTCAAGGAAAGTGGAAAGTCATGATCTTATATGAACTACATGAAGAAGGGACGGTGCGCTTCAACACGCTCGAGCGTTATATCCAGGACGTCTCACCGAAGACACTGACGCAACAGTTGAAGCAACTCGAGCAGGATGGACTAATCACACGGACGGTTTATCCGGAAGTACCACCACGTGTCGAATATGCCTTAAGCGCTAAAGGTTCGTCTTTGATTCCGTTACTCGATGCAATCTGCGACTGGGGACTTGCGACGACATCCCGGAACCAATTGATGCGGACGTTATGCGACGACGAAGCCCCTGCTCCATGA
- a CDS encoding AAA family ATPase produces the protein MFQTLRTSLKQSVLGQDDVIDHLLMGLLAEGHVLLEDRPGTGKTTLAKALAQTLDAKFSRVQCTADTLPTDLLGMELFNPLTGSFEQRFGPLFANIVLVDEINRTTPRTQSALLEAMAEAQVTIGDTSYTLPQHFLVIATQNPFDGHGTFPLPHAQLDRFLFKLSFAPLTRQAEKALLRGAHLTAAELQIPLEQLNDWKEEVVAVSIEDSVENYLLDVCDALRAHRDVEIGPSPRATLALLKAAKARAWMQERTYVTPEDVKHLATPLLAHRLVLTLEATLKLSNERLVEQVLDSLTVPTEV, from the coding sequence ATGTTTCAAACGTTACGTACATCACTTAAACAATCTGTCCTTGGTCAGGACGATGTGATCGATCATTTACTGATGGGATTACTCGCTGAAGGGCATGTACTACTAGAAGATCGTCCGGGGACCGGTAAAACGACGCTAGCCAAAGCACTAGCACAGACGCTTGATGCCAAATTCTCGCGTGTTCAATGTACAGCGGATACGTTACCGACCGATCTACTTGGAATGGAGCTGTTCAATCCGCTGACAGGATCGTTCGAGCAACGCTTTGGTCCACTGTTTGCGAACATCGTACTCGTCGATGAAATCAACCGGACGACACCACGGACCCAGTCGGCGTTACTAGAAGCAATGGCGGAAGCGCAAGTGACGATTGGCGATACGTCCTATACGTTACCCCAACACTTTCTTGTCATCGCGACGCAAAACCCGTTCGACGGACACGGAACGTTCCCGCTACCCCATGCGCAACTTGACCGTTTCTTGTTTAAGTTGTCGTTTGCTCCCCTGACACGTCAGGCGGAAAAAGCATTATTACGCGGGGCTCACCTGACAGCAGCCGAACTGCAAATCCCACTCGAGCAGCTGAATGACTGGAAAGAAGAGGTCGTTGCTGTCTCAATCGAGGATAGCGTCGAAAACTACTTACTCGACGTCTGTGACGCCCTCCGTGCCCATCGTGACGTTGAGATCGGACCAAGTCCACGGGCAACGCTTGCACTCTTGAAAGCAGCGAAAGCACGTGCCTGGATGCAGGAGCGGACGTACGTGACACCTGAAGACGTCAAACACTTGGCAACGCCACTCCTCGCTCACCGACTGGTCCTGACACTCGAGGCAACGCTGAAGCTGTCGAACGAACGTCTCGTCGAGCAGGTTCTTGATTCGTTGACTGTCCCGACTGAGGTGTAA
- a CDS encoding helix-turn-helix transcriptional regulator, with protein MSNEKLTNRDRLLAVREIFERQSDEENTLTLEELSIELSKRGLIEKLSRKSLKDDIAALAKSGFDVVAEETKNGLAIPYHLVSRPFEHHQLRLLVDAIASAKFISESETTALVKTIQSLTSDKMAKSLQPVLHTVKKPKGMTSRSIDTIQKAISENLVISFQYQGKFNERTRKFELRKDGEHYLVSPAHLLMDNGNYYLIGRDERIKQIRTYRIDRIVDCKPFEPMEEPVDVEPSYLSNMFNMYGGENEQLTLKFQESLMPTVVDRFGTDIRCRRLDDVWFEVKVDALFSDGFMMWLIQFGNQAEIIAPVERRETFKQKVAGLASMYQVKTPVI; from the coding sequence GTGTCAAATGAAAAATTAACGAACCGTGATCGCTTACTTGCTGTACGAGAAATCTTCGAACGTCAATCAGACGAAGAAAATACTTTGACGCTTGAGGAATTGAGCATAGAACTCTCGAAACGAGGGCTGATCGAGAAGCTATCCCGAAAATCGCTGAAAGATGACATTGCGGCACTTGCTAAATCTGGCTTCGACGTCGTGGCGGAAGAGACGAAAAATGGACTTGCCATTCCGTATCATCTCGTCAGTCGTCCATTTGAGCATCATCAACTCCGATTGCTCGTTGATGCGATCGCCAGTGCAAAATTCATATCGGAAAGTGAGACGACGGCGCTCGTCAAAACGATTCAATCTCTGACAAGTGATAAAATGGCAAAGTCGCTTCAGCCGGTCTTACATACCGTTAAAAAACCAAAGGGAATGACGTCACGTTCAATCGATACGATTCAAAAGGCAATAAGTGAGAATCTCGTCATCAGTTTTCAGTACCAAGGAAAATTCAATGAACGGACACGAAAGTTCGAGTTACGAAAGGATGGGGAGCATTACCTCGTCTCTCCGGCACATCTTTTAATGGATAACGGAAATTACTATTTGATTGGACGCGACGAACGAATCAAACAGATTCGGACATATCGCATTGATCGAATTGTTGACTGTAAACCATTCGAACCGATGGAAGAACCAGTTGATGTCGAACCAAGCTATTTAAGCAACATGTTCAATATGTATGGGGGAGAGAATGAGCAACTGACACTCAAATTCCAAGAAAGTCTAATGCCGACTGTCGTCGATCGTTTTGGAACAGACATTCGTTGTCGTCGTCTTGACGACGTCTGGTTCGAAGTTAAAGTCGATGCACTCTTTTCAGATGGTTTCATGATGTGGCTAATCCAGTTTGGTAATCAAGCAGAAATTATCGCACCAGTCGAGCGACGGGAGACATTCAAACAAAAAGTGGCAGGTCTTGCATCAATGTACCAAGTTAAGACACCTGTTATCTAA
- a CDS encoding flavodoxin family protein, with product MYTIFGSSRKGNSEWLGEEALKGIAHTSVDLANVSIQPIEDRRHHGGFLPIGDDYRRIVEEMLLHEDILFITPIYWYSMSTKMKLFIDRFSESLRDEELDFKRRMQGKRFHLIAVGGDDPRVKGQALVTQFEHIASFLGATLETAILAEGNAPGEVEQDEQALAAIAAFREKMSGARV from the coding sequence ATGTATACGATTTTTGGGAGCTCACGCAAAGGAAACAGTGAATGGCTAGGAGAAGAAGCGCTGAAAGGTATCGCACACACTTCGGTTGATTTAGCGAACGTTTCCATCCAGCCGATTGAGGATCGCCGTCACCATGGTGGCTTTTTACCGATTGGGGATGACTATCGTCGAATCGTCGAAGAGATGCTTCTTCACGAGGATATCCTGTTCATCACGCCAATCTATTGGTACTCGATGTCGACGAAGATGAAATTATTCATCGACCGATTCAGTGAGTCACTCCGCGACGAAGAACTCGACTTCAAACGTCGGATGCAGGGGAAACGATTCCACTTGATCGCAGTCGGTGGAGATGATCCGCGCGTCAAAGGACAAGCACTCGTCACACAGTTTGAGCACATTGCGTCATTCCTCGGCGCGACGCTTGAGACAGCGATTCTTGCTGAAGGAAATGCACCAGGCGAAGTCGAACAAGATGAGCAAGCCCTCGCAGCCATTGCAGCGTTCCGCGAAAAAATGTCAGGGGCACGTGTTTAA
- a CDS encoding SDR family oxidoreductase produces the protein MKTGFIAITGATSGIGYAIAQTFIQKGYRVLLLGRRIDRLASLASDDVLIRQVAATDRAALDASLAEATEAFGPVEAIINNAGRMLLGQIETQDPAEWDEMFDVNALGVLHGMQAVLPSMVKRKTGTIINISSIAGKKTFADHAAYVGTKFAVHAMSENVRGEVASHGVRVMTIAPGVVETELLGHTTSDAIKDGYNEWKQSIDGGLDPQVVADTVLFAFEQPQYVNIREIVLAPTKQLD, from the coding sequence ATGAAAACAGGATTCATCGCGATCACCGGTGCTACATCAGGAATCGGGTATGCCATTGCTCAAACGTTCATTCAGAAAGGGTACCGTGTCTTATTGCTCGGACGTCGGATTGACCGTCTTGCGAGTCTTGCCTCGGATGATGTCTTGATCCGCCAAGTCGCAGCAACGGACCGCGCTGCCCTCGACGCTTCATTAGCGGAAGCAACGGAAGCGTTCGGTCCGGTCGAAGCGATCATCAACAATGCAGGACGGATGCTTCTCGGTCAAATCGAGACGCAAGACCCAGCAGAATGGGACGAGATGTTTGATGTCAATGCACTGGGTGTCTTACACGGCATGCAGGCTGTCCTACCATCGATGGTGAAACGCAAGACCGGTACGATCATCAATATTAGCTCGATTGCCGGGAAAAAGACGTTCGCGGATCATGCGGCATATGTCGGGACGAAATTCGCCGTTCATGCGATGAGTGAGAACGTCCGAGGAGAAGTCGCGTCGCATGGCGTCCGTGTCATGACGATTGCCCCAGGTGTCGTCGAGACAGAATTACTCGGTCACACGACAAGTGACGCGATCAAAGACGGTTATAACGAATGGAAACAGTCGATTGACGGTGGACTCGATCCGCAGGTTGTCGCGGATACCGTCCTATTTGCTTTCGAACAACCCCAATATGTCAATATCCGGGAAATCGTCTTAGCACCGACGAAACAACTCGATTAA
- a CDS encoding ComEC/Rec2 family competence protein: MLKWGSTILLALCLIVIFYTTRDDETPPAPTAGQMEVYGFDVGQGDSTFIRTKEDAILIDGGNNGKGEDVVRYLNELGVKRLTAIVATHPDADHIGGLDTVLDAFPVESVYAPRVTHTTETYRDFLLAVKRKGVTIKSVKAGLEIPSEVARFTFLAPLTDGTQDLNSWSAVLRVENGQDRFLFMGDAPIRTEQQLLESDEDLRADVLKLGHHGAETSSSLPFLQAVAPKRALISAGKDNAYRHPRPSVLQELKTERIMVDRTDKNGTIQYISSGNGIKESNRTDLRPD; this comes from the coding sequence ATGTTGAAGTGGGGATCAACGATTTTACTAGCACTCTGCTTGATCGTCATCTTCTATACGACACGGGACGATGAGACACCCCCTGCCCCAACGGCAGGTCAGATGGAGGTCTATGGTTTCGACGTCGGGCAAGGAGATAGCACGTTCATCCGAACGAAAGAAGATGCGATCTTGATTGATGGCGGGAATAACGGCAAAGGGGAAGATGTCGTCCGTTATCTAAACGAACTCGGTGTGAAACGCCTGACCGCCATTGTCGCAACACATCCAGACGCTGACCATATTGGTGGACTTGATACGGTCCTCGATGCGTTTCCGGTTGAGAGTGTCTATGCTCCGCGCGTCACGCATACGACGGAGACCTATCGCGACTTCCTCCTTGCCGTCAAACGGAAAGGCGTGACAATCAAGTCGGTCAAAGCGGGTCTTGAGATCCCGAGTGAAGTCGCACGTTTTACGTTTCTTGCTCCACTGACAGACGGAACACAGGATCTCAACAGTTGGAGTGCTGTCCTTCGCGTCGAGAACGGACAGGACCGATTCCTCTTCATGGGGGATGCACCGATTCGGACCGAGCAACAATTGCTTGAGTCGGACGAAGATCTTCGCGCTGATGTTCTAAAACTTGGTCATCACGGAGCAGAGACGTCGTCTTCCCTGCCCTTCTTACAAGCCGTCGCCCCCAAACGAGCCTTGATCTCAGCTGGTAAGGACAACGCCTATCGTCATCCACGCCCCTCTGTCTTACAGGAATTGAAGACGGAACGGATTATGGTTGATCGAACGGATAAAAACGGAACGATTCAGTATATCTCAAGCGGTAACGGGATCAAGGAGTCAAACCGGACCGATTTGCGACCGGACTAA
- a CDS encoding YciI family protein, translating to MHFLYIGYYNAEQMDALSKDEINTLMARCDSLMETFNEQVNIISDWHPGLATQAFYWKDGVVQKKVEPDRTHGEQIGSLIVFEARDFDQAMELASLHPTTQVAEGEIYGWHAEIRPLSEES from the coding sequence ATGCATTTCTTATATATCGGCTATTACAATGCGGAACAAATGGACGCTTTATCGAAAGATGAAATCAATACGTTGATGGCTCGATGTGACTCACTTATGGAGACGTTCAATGAACAAGTCAATATCATTTCAGACTGGCACCCGGGTCTAGCGACACAAGCATTTTATTGGAAGGATGGAGTCGTACAGAAAAAAGTAGAACCGGATCGTACGCATGGAGAACAAATCGGTAGTCTGATTGTCTTTGAAGCACGGGATTTTGATCAGGCGATGGAACTCGCTTCTCTTCACCCGACAACTCAAGTCGCAGAAGGGGAAATTTACGGCTGGCATGCTGAAATCCGTCCGTTATCGGAGGAATCCTGA
- a CDS encoding DUF3006 domain-containing protein — MRLTLSDFEDDLAICETDERETITLPKSRLPRQATIGDRLDWTGRSIRILRDETNVRKKEITALMDDLFED; from the coding sequence ATGAGACTTACCTTATCTGATTTTGAAGATGATTTAGCCATTTGTGAGACGGACGAACGCGAGACAATCACGTTACCAAAAAGTCGTTTGCCGCGGCAGGCAACGATTGGTGATCGACTCGATTGGACGGGGCGCTCGATTCGCATCTTGCGCGATGAGACGAATGTACGCAAAAAAGAGATCACCGCGTTGATGGATGACCTCTTTGAAGATTGA
- a CDS encoding histidine phosphatase family protein, producing MKVRETVLTVARNMKQIGLVRHHRVTEGYPTKGWISASDIEKWIERYDTSDIDIQPEELGQIDWTVCYASSMPRAVQTAQSVYDKEIIVTDLLREVPFPTIRSNLRLPFLGWAVLGRLAAPFSKRIQAEIKEANERIEVLLNQLMFEDDERVLLVGHGGMMILMRAALKRRGYRGPRFGHPRNGMLYLFEKEDPTC from the coding sequence ATGAAAGTGAGGGAGACGGTCTTGACCGTCGCACGAAACATGAAACAAATTGGATTAGTGAGACATCACCGGGTGACGGAAGGATACCCGACAAAAGGCTGGATCAGTGCCAGCGATATTGAAAAGTGGATCGAACGCTATGATACGTCAGACATCGATATTCAGCCTGAAGAGCTTGGTCAGATCGATTGGACGGTCTGTTATGCCAGTAGTATGCCGCGTGCCGTACAGACAGCTCAGAGCGTCTACGATAAAGAGATCATCGTAACGGACCTACTGCGTGAGGTACCATTTCCGACGATTCGGTCGAATCTACGGTTACCATTCCTTGGTTGGGCAGTCCTCGGTCGACTTGCTGCACCATTCAGTAAACGGATTCAAGCAGAGATCAAAGAGGCAAATGAACGAATCGAGGTTCTGTTGAATCAATTGATGTTCGAGGATGATGAACGGGTCTTACTCGTCGGTCATGGTGGCATGATGATTTTGATGCGTGCTGCCTTGAAGCGTCGCGGTTACCGCGGACCACGGTTCGGTCATCCGCGTAACGGTATGCTCTATCTGTTCGAGAAAGAGGATCCGACATGTTGA
- a CDS encoding putative quinol monooxygenase: MYGLLTTFTTQPEQRDQVTRLLLEAATSLETHPDCHQYIISISEEPDVLYVREIWTDASAHLASLELPLTRQLIAQARPLLQHVERVLEDRPIGGKGL; the protein is encoded by the coding sequence ATGTATGGATTATTAACGACGTTTACGACCCAACCTGAGCAACGCGATCAAGTTACCCGTTTACTACTTGAAGCAGCAACTTCTTTAGAAACACATCCAGACTGTCACCAGTACATCATTAGTATTTCAGAAGAACCTGATGTTTTGTATGTCCGCGAAATTTGGACGGATGCCAGTGCGCATCTTGCATCCTTAGAGTTACCTCTGACACGTCAATTGATTGCGCAAGCACGACCATTGCTCCAACACGTCGAACGTGTTCTTGAGGATCGTCCCATTGGAGGAAAAGGCTTATAA
- a CDS encoding DUF3307 domain-containing protein, with protein MTVLLSLLLVHLLADFPLQTKQMALHKQRNRRILVQHLAVHGALMLFVLAFFVIRGTLSLESAGLLGGSILVFHALLDASPLKRRVKQAAAYWIDQALHIAAIIALTWLFVPIDWSLSFSRPEQVLWILCFSLVTTELLGHGIALMLAPFAPRLIEAHFERKVTRKEQLDGVSRTVTHEVEDSARSYTTELNGIGRYIGLVERAIITLLVVTNATGAIGFIIALKALARFKQFEDRRFAEYYIIGSLLSILGAILCGLAMRVAL; from the coding sequence GTGACCGTATTACTTAGTCTATTGCTTGTTCACTTACTTGCTGACTTTCCATTGCAGACGAAACAGATGGCATTGCATAAACAGCGAAATCGACGGATTTTAGTCCAACATCTCGCTGTTCACGGTGCTTTGATGTTATTTGTCCTCGCGTTCTTCGTCATACGAGGGACGTTAAGCTTAGAAAGCGCCGGGTTGCTTGGCGGTAGTATTCTCGTGTTTCACGCCCTACTCGACGCCTCCCCGCTCAAACGTCGCGTGAAGCAAGCCGCTGCTTACTGGATCGATCAAGCGTTACATATTGCTGCCATCATTGCTTTGACGTGGTTGTTCGTCCCGATTGATTGGTCACTGTCGTTCTCGCGACCCGAGCAAGTCCTCTGGATTCTCTGCTTCAGCTTAGTGACGACAGAACTACTCGGTCACGGGATTGCTTTGATGCTTGCCCCATTTGCGCCACGATTGATCGAAGCGCATTTTGAGCGGAAAGTGACACGGAAGGAGCAATTGGACGGTGTCTCACGGACTGTTACACACGAAGTCGAAGACTCCGCCCGTAGTTATACGACGGAATTGAACGGAATCGGGCGCTATATCGGTCTCGTTGAACGGGCGATCATCACCCTGCTCGTCGTCACGAATGCAACTGGCGCCATCGGATTCATTATTGCCTTGAAGGCACTAGCCCGTTTTAAACAGTTTGAAGATCGCCGTTTTGCGGAATATTACATCATTGGGAGCTTGCTCAGTATTTTAGGTGCGATTTTATGTGGACTTGCGATGCGTGTCGCACTCTAA
- a CDS encoding alpha/beta fold hydrolase, whose amino-acid sequence MHNIAEWNGQRFDYRDSGSGPVILLIHGTQSDYREVYHVENLIAAGYRVIVPSRPGYGRTPLQLADSPETLAAFYAGWLASRQIKRYTVYGISAGGPTAIALAGQDTAVQALVLACAMTHRISLPYHRLLIQPVLQRPLQFIQWGLWTYVKDKIRKFPEEAAVRMVEMTSLLPRETIRTHISETDTSLLYEVGLQNGPGRGVLFDITQDLERERLESVACPVLIVHSKSDRAVPFEHAEHARRAIRHAQFIESKSPGHLIWIGPSARRDERMIERFIRLNQMT is encoded by the coding sequence ATGCATAATATCGCAGAATGGAATGGTCAGCGCTTTGATTACCGGGATAGCGGGAGCGGTCCTGTTATCCTGTTGATTCATGGAACACAATCCGATTATCGGGAAGTCTACCATGTTGAAAATTTGATTGCAGCAGGGTATCGTGTCATCGTTCCGTCACGACCGGGATACGGACGAACACCGCTTCAACTAGCAGACAGTCCAGAGACACTCGCCGCATTTTATGCAGGATGGCTTGCGTCCCGTCAGATTAAGCGTTACACCGTTTACGGGATCTCAGCAGGTGGACCGACGGCTATTGCTCTTGCGGGACAGGATACAGCTGTCCAGGCACTCGTCTTAGCTTGTGCGATGACACACCGGATCTCTCTTCCCTACCATCGTCTTCTCATTCAACCGGTCTTACAGCGTCCCTTACAGTTCATTCAGTGGGGGCTCTGGACATACGTGAAAGATAAGATCCGTAAATTTCCTGAAGAAGCGGCTGTTCGAATGGTGGAGATGACGAGTCTGTTACCACGCGAAACGATCCGTACTCACATCAGTGAGACGGATACGTCGTTGCTGTATGAAGTGGGTCTCCAGAACGGTCCTGGACGAGGTGTCTTGTTCGATATCACACAAGACTTGGAACGCGAACGACTCGAATCTGTCGCTTGTCCCGTTTTGATCGTTCATTCGAAGTCAGACCGTGCTGTTCCATTTGAGCACGCCGAACATGCACGACGTGCAATTCGACATGCCCAGTTCATTGAATCGAAGAGTCCAGGGCATCTGATTTGGATCGGTCCATCTGCGCGTCGTGACGAGCGGATGATTGAACGATTCATCCGATTAAATCAGATGACTTGA
- a CDS encoding NUDIX domain-containing protein codes for MKFRRREKVAIYITREKPNGWELLVFHPQSAPESDWQIPAGTIEDAEIAKEAAVRETLEESGLSLASVQYVGEEEMRYPERMRVHYTYFYHAHIECQENRWTHCVAGDGQDCGDFFDFAWLPLERITQLERRHHIFLDRLIHRLERTRPYDCRKHG; via the coding sequence ATGAAATTCAGACGTCGCGAAAAAGTAGCAATCTATATCACTCGGGAAAAACCTAACGGATGGGAACTACTTGTTTTTCATCCACAATCGGCTCCTGAGAGTGATTGGCAGATCCCCGCAGGTACGATCGAAGATGCTGAAATCGCAAAAGAAGCGGCTGTTCGTGAGACGCTTGAGGAAAGTGGTCTCTCGTTAGCATCCGTCCAGTATGTCGGCGAAGAAGAGATGCGGTACCCAGAGCGCATGCGGGTTCATTATACGTATTTCTACCATGCACACATCGAATGCCAAGAGAACCGTTGGACGCATTGTGTTGCTGGTGACGGTCAGGATTGCGGTGATTTCTTTGATTTCGCGTGGTTGCCGCTCGAACGGATTACGCAACTCGAACGCCGCCATCATATTTTCTTAGATCGTTTGATTCATCGATTGGAACGGACACGTCCGTATGATTGTCGAAAACACGGTTAA
- a CDS encoding DUF58 domain-containing protein: MQLIIPKAFNLIILTMTGVSGIIVGLYGPVWIAALLFAYTLYGWVMPYYLEYVAKRIRVKLLETVRAFREETIQIPFELSNTTKLPLGRITISGLLGDQIKFPDASSQFWRQHLYVGKQTTVPFSIDVIAAHRGTIRIQSFDVMISDPFHLTTIYVTLDIHELGHVFPDFAPASVEWNERMIPGETIDRSSPFTDRSSFHSVVPYSGDAKSIYWSAYAKTNELYSYQYDRKRNHDYAVIVDGLSADGLALRSDFEKLLSRAATIIRELEKQGASYSLWISMVNRSGQWYHVPSGTGKHQFLRTMECLARISEYDLPLERRYFTKRLQRSVPSTTAEIHLGHRQKGVSA; encoded by the coding sequence ATGCAGTTGATCATACCAAAAGCGTTTAACCTTATCATTCTTACGATGACGGGTGTAAGTGGGATTATCGTCGGTCTCTACGGACCGGTCTGGATCGCGGCTTTGTTATTCGCCTACACGTTATATGGTTGGGTAATGCCCTACTATCTCGAATATGTCGCAAAGCGAATCCGAGTCAAACTCCTTGAAACGGTTCGGGCGTTTCGGGAAGAAACGATCCAGATACCGTTCGAACTGTCGAACACGACGAAGTTGCCGCTCGGTCGGATCACGATTTCCGGTTTGCTCGGTGATCAAATCAAATTTCCTGATGCGAGTAGTCAATTTTGGCGTCAACATTTGTACGTCGGCAAACAGACGACCGTTCCGTTTTCAATCGATGTCATCGCTGCCCACCGGGGAACGATCCGGATTCAATCGTTTGACGTCATGATCTCGGATCCGTTTCATCTAACGACGATCTATGTAACGCTTGATATCCACGAGTTGGGTCATGTCTTCCCCGACTTTGCACCAGCGTCCGTCGAATGGAATGAGCGGATGATTCCAGGTGAGACGATTGATCGATCGAGTCCGTTCACCGATCGGTCGAGTTTTCATTCCGTCGTACCCTACTCTGGAGATGCGAAATCCATCTATTGGTCTGCCTATGCAAAGACGAACGAACTGTACTCGTATCAATATGACCGCAAACGCAATCATGACTATGCCGTGATCGTCGATGGCTTGTCAGCAGACGGGCTCGCCCTTCGCTCTGACTTCGAGAAACTCTTATCTCGCGCTGCGACCATCATTCGTGAACTCGAGAAACAAGGTGCTTCCTACAGTCTCTGGATCTCGATGGTAAATCGGTCAGGTCAGTGGTACCATGTCCCGTCTGGTACGGGAAAACATCAATTCCTGCGAACGATGGAATGCCTTGCCCGGATTTCGGAATACGACTTACCGCTTGAGCGTCGTTACTTCACGAAACGACTGCAGCGTAGCGTGCCGTCGACGACGGCGGAAATCCATCTTGGTCACCGGCAGAAAGGAGTGAGCGCATGA